A genome region from Arachis duranensis cultivar V14167 chromosome 6, aradu.V14167.gnm2.J7QH, whole genome shotgun sequence includes the following:
- the LOC107493347 gene encoding dirigent protein 17 — MEEKGNEQGSNVSAAGVFEIPGEPAIVINGVPEITPSEKTDSVHNASGGTFEKEYTPLDLGEWFEGREVRKWFMGRYYSGTVMEFDKQTGWYRVLYEDGDSEDLDWHELEEVLVPLDVTTTLKALAQRVVKKGKKYAHTSGKTAKIKRRATKGK; from the coding sequence ATGGAAGAGAAAGGGAATGAGCAAGGATCAAATGTTTCAGCGGCAGGGGTATTTGAGATACCAGGAGAGCCTGCTATCGTAATCAATGGTGTGCCTGAAATAACCCCCAGTGAGAAAACTGATTCTGTGCATAATGCTTCAGGCGGCACCTTTGAAAAAGAATACACCCCTTTGGATTTGGGTGAATGGTTTGAAGGGAGGGAGGTTCGAAAGTGGTTCATGGGAAGGTACTACTCAGGTACGGTAATGGAGTTTGACAAACAAACTGGGTGGTACAGGGTTCTCTACGAAGATGGTGACTCGGAAGATCTTGATTGGCATGAGCTGGAAGAGGTACTTGTTCCTTTGGATGTTACGACGACACTTAAGGCATTGGCACAGAGAGTTGTCAAGAAAGGCAAGAAATATGCTCATACGTCTGGGAAAACTgccaaaatcaaaagaagggcAACAAAAGGAAAGTAA